In one window of SAR324 cluster bacterium DNA:
- a CDS encoding DUF1330 domain-containing protein, which produces MAELPSVNLTEIEKMKVIAHGSQDDAVFMLNLNKYLDVAEYPTGKLYQAYMKVLEQLLKEVGGKILWRTEVFGQVVGTQDIDEVLGIWYPSHQTFLNLMTAPSSAKNMKLRDEASRPQNRLHAPALPAY; this is translated from the coding sequence ATGGCTGAACTGCCAAGTGTCAATTTGACCGAAATTGAAAAGATGAAAGTGATTGCCCACGGGAGTCAAGACGATGCTGTTTTTATGTTAAATCTCAACAAATATCTGGATGTTGCTGAGTACCCAACCGGAAAGTTGTATCAAGCCTACATGAAAGTTCTTGAGCAATTGCTAAAAGAAGTTGGTGGAAAGATTCTCTGGAGGACAGAAGTTTTTGGACAGGTAGTTGGCACTCAAGATATCGATGAGGTTCTGGGGATTTGGTATCCCTCACACCAAACATTTCTTAATTTAATGACAGCGCCATCTTCAGCTAAAAACATGAAACTTAGAGATGAAGCAAGTCGGCCACAAAACCGACTCCATGCTCCGGCGCTACCAGCTTATTGA